A single Actinomadura algeriensis DNA region contains:
- a CDS encoding ZIP family metal transporter has product MAVLVSVLAFLMTLAGGLAAMYVRDHRHLVLGLAGGLMLGVVAFDLVPESLELADAHLLGVPAPMIAFACGFLLLHVVEQAVAIHRAHEDEYAPHVHAHGEPHGHGHAPGGGSQAGLLAALALVLHSLVDGISIGLGFQSGTDVGVVVTLAVITHDFADGFNTFTAASLRRADRRPALVLLFADALAPIAGAALTTLVTVPDAVLGPYLGLFAGVLLYLAAAEILPEAHSRHPRVLTLCATGLGLAAVLVVVGLAH; this is encoded by the coding sequence ATGGCCGTCCTGGTATCCGTGCTCGCGTTCCTCATGACGCTCGCGGGCGGCCTCGCCGCGATGTACGTCCGCGACCACCGGCACCTCGTCCTCGGCCTCGCGGGCGGCCTCATGCTCGGCGTCGTCGCGTTCGACCTCGTCCCCGAATCCCTCGAACTCGCGGACGCGCACCTCCTCGGCGTCCCCGCCCCCATGATCGCGTTCGCCTGCGGATTCCTGCTGCTGCACGTCGTCGAGCAGGCCGTCGCGATACACCGCGCCCACGAGGACGAGTACGCCCCGCACGTCCACGCCCACGGCGAACCCCACGGCCACGGGCACGCCCCCGGCGGCGGCTCGCAGGCCGGCCTGCTCGCGGCGCTCGCGCTCGTCCTGCACAGCCTCGTCGACGGCATCAGCATCGGGCTCGGCTTCCAGTCCGGAACCGACGTCGGCGTCGTCGTCACCCTCGCCGTCATCACCCACGACTTCGCCGACGGCTTCAACACCTTCACCGCCGCGTCCCTGCGCCGCGCCGACCGCCGGCCCGCGCTCGTCCTGCTGTTCGCCGACGCCCTCGCGCCCATCGCCGGCGCCGCGCTCACCACGCTCGTCACCGTCCCCGACGCCGTCCTCGGCCCCTACCTCGGGCTGTTCGCCGGGGTCCTGCTCTACCTCGCCGCCGCCGAGATCCTCCCCGAGGCCCACAGCCGGCACCCCCGCGTCCTCACCCTCTGCGCGACCGGGCTCGGGCTCGCCGCCGTCCTGGTCGTCGTCGGGCTCGCGCACTGA
- a CDS encoding glycine betaine ABC transporter substrate-binding protein — protein sequence MALTLGFGTAACGSEDSGSGGDDKSITIGMVSGWAEGEAATHLWKNLLEDKGYEVEVKTLDTGPLYTGMAQGDVDLFLDAWLPGTHEDYWKQYGDKLEKVGSWYDSAPLTIAVPNYSPLQSLEDLKGKHGEYDGTIVGIEQSSGLFRVSSEEMLPAYGLEDDWKVKTSSTPAMLTELQKAIDAKENIVVTLWRPHWAYAKFPIRDLKDPKGAMGKPDGIFTVAREGFSKEQAEVAGWLKKFKMDDKQLGSLEDLMENKHKGKPDQAVDEWLKANPNFATSMTG from the coding sequence ATGGCTCTGACGCTCGGGTTCGGCACCGCCGCGTGCGGGTCGGAGGACTCCGGCTCGGGTGGGGACGACAAGAGCATCACCATCGGCATGGTCTCGGGCTGGGCCGAGGGTGAGGCCGCCACGCACCTGTGGAAGAACCTGCTGGAGGACAAGGGCTACGAGGTCGAGGTCAAGACCCTCGACACCGGCCCCCTGTACACGGGCATGGCGCAGGGCGACGTGGACCTGTTCCTCGACGCCTGGCTGCCGGGCACGCACGAGGACTACTGGAAGCAGTACGGCGACAAGCTCGAGAAGGTCGGGTCCTGGTACGACTCGGCGCCGCTGACGATCGCCGTTCCGAACTACTCGCCGCTGCAGTCCCTCGAGGATCTGAAGGGCAAGCACGGGGAGTACGACGGGACGATCGTCGGGATCGAGCAGAGCTCGGGCCTGTTCCGGGTGTCGTCCGAGGAGATGCTGCCCGCGTACGGCCTCGAGGACGACTGGAAGGTGAAGACGTCCTCGACGCCCGCGATGCTCACGGAGCTGCAGAAGGCCATCGACGCCAAGGAGAACATCGTCGTCACCCTGTGGCGTCCCCACTGGGCCTACGCGAAGTTCCCGATCCGTGACCTGAAGGACCCGAAGGGCGCCATGGGCAAGCCCGACGGCATCTTCACGGTCGCCCGCGAGGGCTTCAGCAAGGAGCAGGCCGAGGTGGCCGGCTGGCTGAAGAAGTTCAAGATGGACGACAAGCAGCTGGGGTCGCTCGAGGACCTCATGGAGAACAAGCACAAGGGCAAGCCCGACCAGGCCGTGGACGAGTGGCTGAAGGCGAACCCGAACTTCGCGACGTCCATGACGGGCTGA
- a CDS encoding quaternary amine ABC transporter ATP-binding protein: MSILRAEGVTKLFGRKTTEALRRIKNGADLEEVRKIGVTPAVVDATFDVKQGEIFVVMGLSGSGKSTLIRMLNGLLPATAGSIEIEGQDIAKLPPKALRAARQNKVSMVFQHFALFPHRTVLANAAYGLEVRGVPKEEREKQAREFLKLVGLEGWESKLPGQLSGGMKQRVGLARALASGTDIILMDEAFSALDPLIRREVQDLLLDLQSRFGKTIVFITHDLNEAMRIGDRIAVMREGRIVQIGTAEEILTDPANDYVAQFVADVDRTRVLTASSVMEKPLVTVLSTTGPRTALRTMREQQTSAAFVVSKDRKLKGRVRATVIADAVQDGVDRLDGLIDAEEPEPVSPDTPVAELFARCAESDLPVPVADEDGTLLGVIPRVTLLAALGAINTQVDDAVVQDVVAPELALTKEGGKVDTE, from the coding sequence GTGTCCATACTCCGCGCGGAAGGCGTCACAAAGCTGTTCGGCCGTAAGACGACCGAGGCACTACGGAGGATTAAAAACGGCGCGGACCTTGAGGAGGTTCGCAAGATCGGCGTCACGCCCGCTGTGGTCGACGCCACGTTCGATGTGAAGCAGGGCGAGATCTTCGTGGTCATGGGGCTGTCGGGCTCCGGGAAGTCCACGTTGATCCGGATGCTGAACGGGCTGTTGCCGGCGACGGCGGGCAGTATCGAGATCGAAGGCCAGGACATCGCCAAGCTGCCGCCGAAGGCCCTGCGGGCCGCGCGGCAGAACAAGGTCAGCATGGTCTTCCAGCACTTCGCGCTCTTCCCTCACCGGACGGTTCTGGCGAACGCCGCGTACGGGCTCGAAGTACGCGGTGTTCCGAAGGAAGAACGAGAGAAGCAGGCCCGCGAGTTCCTCAAGCTGGTCGGCTTGGAGGGCTGGGAGAGCAAGCTTCCGGGCCAGTTGTCGGGCGGGATGAAGCAGCGCGTCGGGCTCGCCCGGGCGCTGGCTTCGGGCACCGACATCATTTTGATGGACGAGGCGTTCAGCGCCCTCGATCCCCTTATTCGACGAGAGGTCCAGGATCTGTTGCTGGACCTGCAGTCGCGGTTCGGCAAGACGATCGTGTTCATCACGCACGACCTGAACGAGGCCATGCGCATCGGCGACCGCATCGCGGTGATGCGCGAGGGGCGGATCGTGCAGATCGGGACGGCCGAGGAGATTCTCACCGATCCGGCCAATGACTATGTCGCGCAGTTCGTCGCGGACGTGGACCGTACCAGGGTGCTGACCGCGTCGTCGGTCATGGAGAAACCGCTGGTGACGGTGCTGTCGACGACGGGGCCGCGGACGGCTCTGCGCACGATGCGCGAGCAGCAGACGTCCGCGGCCTTCGTGGTCTCCAAGGACCGCAAGCTGAAGGGCCGCGTCCGGGCCACCGTGATCGCCGATGCGGTGCAGGACGGCGTGGACCGGCTCGACGGGCTGATCGACGCGGAGGAGCCGGAGCCGGTGTCGCCCGACACCCCGGTGGCGGAGCTGTTCGCGCGGTGCGCGGAGAGCGACCTGCCGGTGCCCGTCGCCGACGAGGACGGGACGCTGCTGGGCGTGATCCCGCGGGTGACGCTGCTGGCGGCGCTGGGCGCGATCAACACGCAGGTGGACGACGCGGTCGTGCAGGACGTCGTGGCTCCGGAGCTGGCGCTGACCAAGGAGGGCGGCAAGGTTGACACCGAGTAA